In the Haloferula helveola genome, one interval contains:
- a CDS encoding PfkB family carbohydrate kinase gives MPESSKNSPAPVIVGGTIAIDHVKTPGSEGTDLLGGSAAYAALSATFFASDVRLIGIVGHDFPAAHLSMLESRGVNLGGVERSEGASFTWSGEYMENMNERVTHQVGLNVLESWEVKVPTELADAPIVVLANMSPDNQMQMLAGCGAENRFVIADTMDLWIEIANERLHEVLRQLDLFVINESEAREFAGTSNLIEAGRLLLGKGPKFVVIKLGEFGAMLFSAAGGTTTVPCPDSFFRCAAFPLRGIADPTGAGDSFLGGLAGYLAAHAGGDYSFKNIRKAVVYGSVLASFTCEAFSTQRLEGISTSDVEARLEAFRAMTAW, from the coding sequence ATGCCTGAAAGCTCGAAGAATTCTCCCGCCCCGGTGATTGTCGGAGGCACCATCGCGATTGACCACGTCAAGACCCCCGGCTCGGAGGGAACCGATCTTTTGGGCGGCTCCGCCGCTTATGCAGCGCTCTCGGCGACCTTCTTTGCGTCCGACGTCCGACTCATCGGCATCGTCGGACACGATTTCCCGGCCGCTCATCTCAGCATGCTTGAGTCCCGCGGAGTGAATCTCGGTGGAGTCGAGCGTTCGGAGGGCGCTTCTTTCACTTGGAGCGGTGAGTACATGGAGAACATGAACGAGCGGGTCACCCACCAGGTCGGGCTCAATGTGCTCGAAAGCTGGGAGGTCAAGGTTCCGACGGAACTCGCCGATGCGCCAATCGTCGTTCTCGCCAACATGTCGCCCGACAACCAGATGCAGATGCTGGCTGGATGTGGTGCCGAGAATCGTTTCGTGATCGCGGACACGATGGACCTCTGGATCGAAATCGCCAACGAGCGGCTCCACGAAGTGCTCCGACAACTCGACCTGTTCGTGATCAACGAAAGTGAGGCCCGCGAGTTCGCCGGAACATCAAACCTCATCGAAGCGGGCAGGCTCCTGCTCGGCAAAGGCCCGAAGTTCGTGGTGATCAAATTGGGAGAGTTCGGTGCGATGCTGTTCTCGGCCGCGGGCGGGACCACGACCGTTCCCTGTCCGGACTCCTTCTTCCGATGCGCGGCATTTCCCCTGCGAGGCATCGCCGACCCAACTGGAGCGGGCGATAGCTTCCTGGGAGGTCTTGCCGGATATCTCGCCGCGCACGCCGGCGGCGATTACTCATTCAAGAACATCCGCAAGGCGGTGGTCTACGGCTCCGTCCTTGCATCGTTCACCTGTGAAGCGTTTTCCACCCAACGGCTCGAGGGTATCTCCACTTCGGATGTCGAAGCACGACTCGAAGCGTTTCGCGCCATGACCGCCTGGTGA
- the thiE gene encoding thiamine phosphate synthase yields the protein MVPDLSGARLYAILDLGYVPEPKIEEVTRALLEGGADVLQLRAKGHSEERILEFGKRTRPICRDAGVPFIVNDHPSLAVELDADGLHLGQDDGSLEEARKRIGPDRLLGRSTHSPTQAKQALEDGFDYIGFGPLFPTPTKKGRPGIGLENVEGVEQSVGMKIPVFCIGGIKRANLEDVISAGARRVVIVSDLLTASDVSSAVRQARLQITGS from the coding sequence GTGGTTCCCGATCTCTCCGGCGCCCGCCTGTATGCGATCCTCGATCTCGGCTACGTCCCCGAGCCGAAGATCGAAGAGGTAACTAGGGCCCTTCTGGAGGGTGGTGCGGATGTGCTCCAGCTACGGGCGAAGGGGCATTCCGAGGAGCGGATCCTCGAATTTGGTAAAAGGACCCGGCCGATATGCCGGGATGCCGGGGTGCCCTTCATCGTCAATGATCACCCAAGCCTCGCTGTGGAGCTTGATGCGGATGGACTGCATCTGGGACAGGATGACGGAAGTCTTGAAGAGGCCCGTAAACGGATCGGGCCGGACCGGTTGCTGGGTCGCTCGACGCATTCTCCCACCCAAGCGAAGCAGGCATTGGAAGATGGATTCGATTACATCGGCTTCGGCCCGCTTTTTCCCACACCCACCAAAAAGGGTCGCCCCGGCATCGGTCTGGAAAATGTGGAGGGTGTCGAGCAATCGGTCGGCATGAAGATTCCCGTCTTCTGCATCGGGGGAATCAAGCGAGCGAATCTCGAGGATGTGATTTCCGCCGGGGCGCGACGCGTGGTCATCGTGTCGGATCTTCTTACGGCATCCGATGTCTCATCGGCCGTTCGCCAAGCGAGGCTGCAGATCACCGGCAGCTGA
- the accC gene encoding acetyl-CoA carboxylase biotin carboxylase subunit — translation MFKRVLVANRGEIALRIIRACRELGVESVAVYSEADVDSMHVQLADEAVCIGKAAGKDSYLKADRIIAAAEITEAEAIHPGYGFLSENARFAEICQSCNVRFIGPSAEVITKMGDKATARATAIENGVPITPGTEIIIDPAAALEEAKRIGFPVMIKATAGGGGRGMRPCFEEGEFLKLFSAASNEALAAFGNGDCYLEKLVLNPHHVEFQIIADQHGNFLQLGERDCSMQRRNQKIIEECPSPLLTPELRARMAEASVNLIKAIGYENAGTIEYLVDDKAENFYFMEMNTRIQVEHPVTEEVMGCELIKEQIRIAAGEPLSQHVLNASPRGHSIECRINAEDPYNNFAPSPGHIDLWYAPGGKGVRVDTHVYSGYSVPPHYDSMIAKLIVTAATREIAIARMKRALGEFMIRGIKTTIPFQQEILDHPDFQSGNYDIGWVGRFLEEKKL, via the coding sequence ATGTTCAAGCGCGTTCTGGTCGCCAACCGCGGCGAAATCGCCCTCAGGATCATCCGTGCCTGCCGCGAACTCGGTGTCGAATCGGTCGCGGTTTATTCTGAGGCGGATGTCGATTCGATGCATGTCCAGCTCGCCGACGAGGCGGTTTGCATCGGCAAGGCAGCCGGCAAGGACAGCTACCTGAAGGCCGACCGGATCATTGCCGCGGCGGAGATCACCGAAGCGGAGGCGATCCACCCCGGGTATGGCTTCCTTTCGGAGAACGCCCGCTTTGCCGAGATCTGCCAGAGTTGCAACGTCCGCTTCATCGGTCCTTCGGCAGAAGTGATCACGAAGATGGGCGACAAGGCCACCGCACGGGCAACCGCCATCGAAAACGGAGTGCCGATCACGCCGGGCACCGAGATCATCATCGATCCGGCCGCCGCGCTCGAGGAAGCGAAGCGCATCGGATTCCCGGTGATGATCAAGGCCACCGCCGGCGGGGGCGGGCGCGGAATGCGTCCGTGTTTCGAGGAAGGCGAGTTCCTCAAGCTCTTCAGCGCGGCCTCCAACGAGGCCCTCGCAGCGTTCGGTAACGGCGACTGCTATCTTGAAAAGCTGGTCCTGAATCCCCACCACGTGGAATTCCAGATCATTGCCGACCAGCACGGGAACTTCCTCCAACTCGGCGAGCGTGACTGTTCGATGCAGCGCCGCAACCAGAAGATCATCGAGGAGTGTCCCTCGCCGCTGCTCACTCCGGAGCTCCGCGCCCGGATGGCGGAGGCATCGGTCAATTTGATCAAGGCGATCGGTTACGAGAATGCCGGCACGATCGAATACCTCGTCGATGACAAGGCGGAGAATTTCTACTTCATGGAGATGAACACCCGCATCCAGGTGGAGCATCCCGTGACCGAGGAGGTAATGGGCTGCGAGCTGATCAAGGAGCAGATCCGGATCGCCGCAGGTGAACCGCTTTCCCAACACGTCCTCAACGCCTCCCCGCGCGGCCACTCGATCGAGTGCCGGATCAATGCGGAGGACCCCTACAACAACTTCGCGCCAAGTCCCGGCCACATCGATCTGTGGTACGCACCGGGCGGGAAGGGTGTCCGCGTCGATACCCATGTTTACTCCGGGTATTCGGTTCCGCCCCACTATGATTCGATGATCGCCAAGCTGATCGTGACCGCTGCCACCCGCGAGATCGCGATCGCGCGCATGAAGCGTGCGCTTGGTGAGTTCATGATCCGGGGCATCAAGACCACGATTCCGTTTCAGCAGGAGATCCTCGATCATCCCGACTTCCAGTCCGGCAATTATGACATCGGCTGGGTGGGCAGATTCCTCGAGGAGAAAAAGCTCTGA
- the accB gene encoding acetyl-CoA carboxylase biotin carboxyl carrier protein, whose translation MELKEIRKIVELMNEHGLTYFDMSKDDFHLKLKKGPDLDTISSLMSMVPTAAPVAAAPAPAAPSAAAPAAAAAPAAPAQEGEAISSPMVGTFYSKPSPDAAPFVAVGDAVSEGQTLCIIEAMKVMNEIKAERSGTIVSVVAEDGTPVQFGDDLFRIK comes from the coding sequence GTGGAACTCAAAGAAATCCGCAAGATCGTCGAACTCATGAACGAGCACGGGCTGACATACTTCGACATGTCGAAGGATGACTTCCACCTGAAGCTCAAGAAAGGCCCGGACCTCGATACCATCAGTAGCCTGATGTCGATGGTCCCGACCGCTGCTCCGGTCGCTGCCGCTCCGGCTCCCGCGGCTCCCTCCGCAGCCGCGCCTGCCGCCGCTGCGGCGCCCGCCGCCCCGGCTCAGGAAGGCGAGGCGATCTCCTCACCGATGGTTGGTACATTCTACAGCAAGCCGTCGCCCGACGCCGCCCCGTTCGTCGCGGTCGGTGATGCGGTCAGCGAAGGCCAGACCCTGTGCATCATCGAAGCCATGAAGGTGATGAACGAGATCAAGGCAGAGCGCTCGGGCACCATCGTTTCGGTCGTTGCCGAGGACGGAACCCCGGTCCAGTTCGGCGACGACCTCTTCCGCATCAAGTAA
- the trmB gene encoding tRNA (guanosine(46)-N7)-methyltransferase TrmB has protein sequence MTKPSSAPRPPEACEFMPADYFCRVEKTEIFDRPGPLEVDLGCGDGSFLLAMASHHPDRNFLGVERLLGRVRKVCKRAQRDGLENLKVLRLESRYTIEWLLGAGSVSRLHLLCPDPWPKARHHRRRLIQEDFLEAVLNVLEPGGEFLFKTDHDEYFEWAVEKVDAFGRFERLDWPDDAFFYPKTDFQILWESEGKRLQGLRLRKPA, from the coding sequence GTGACGAAACCCTCATCGGCGCCGCGCCCGCCCGAAGCCTGCGAATTCATGCCGGCGGACTACTTTTGCCGCGTGGAAAAGACCGAGATCTTCGATCGGCCGGGGCCGCTGGAAGTCGATCTCGGATGCGGTGACGGATCCTTTCTTCTCGCGATGGCAAGCCATCACCCGGATCGCAATTTTCTCGGGGTCGAGCGGCTGCTCGGCCGGGTCAGAAAGGTTTGCAAGCGGGCCCAGCGCGATGGACTCGAAAACCTCAAGGTGCTGCGGCTGGAGAGTCGCTACACCATCGAGTGGCTGCTCGGGGCCGGCTCGGTATCCCGCCTGCATCTCCTGTGTCCCGATCCGTGGCCGAAAGCCCGGCATCACCGCCGGCGCCTGATTCAGGAGGATTTCCTGGAGGCGGTGCTGAACGTCCTCGAACCGGGAGGAGAGTTCCTCTTCAAGACCGACCACGACGAGTATTTCGAGTGGGCGGTCGAAAAGGTGGATGCCTTCGGCCGCTTCGAGCGCCTGGACTGGCCGGACGACGCGTTTTTCTACCCGAAGACCGATTTCCAGATCCTCTGGGAAAGCGAAGGCAAGCGCCTGCAGGGCCTTCGGCTGCGGAAACCGGCCTGA
- a CDS encoding ComEC/Rec2 family competence protein — MPATSCRSGAWRNAVQKSTGRRPLLWVAVLAVAGVLVADGAWIVGLALLVSIAGVVGAAGCWRLLGAGAVVALVAGTLHLRDVSDRRERRDALGDGRYGELTLTLIEQPQAHGRFWSAVCEERGTEGKVRLRALGNPPGKGAVVEAKGVLKPPQPPRNPGEFDVRPWLDRKGVFAEMDGRVSVVREPDPGAIFGQTIREGFRNAVTRGLDPQSREAAVIRAVVLGEHPGDDVLIEPFRLSGTLHVFAVSGLHVGMVGLLGWLLMRSLGIPRQAALIPLVLMMFGYAWLTGMKPPAMRAAWMAAVVLGAFWFRRRPDLANALGLAALLVVLLDADRIFSVGVQLSFGVVAAIGLLHRPVSRLFSWIARPEPYLPRSLYGRWREGGLRIRQRSADLFTVSGSAWLGSAPLTAWHFGIVTPVSVVASVVLSLVVLPLLGIALMAAACSPLPKLSEWLNLANAQLAGIALSIAKAGQNVPGGHFSVPHGRPGDEFLIVYDLGDDGAACWHGGGSSLLIDGGGQWNFERVVLPSLREMALRPDSLVATHPDGGHVGGLVEAMDAFPVRRGLVPVQRALSSNYRDLLVAAEAREVPLVLGGKDAIYPLAEGARLEVLHQPDSWNWHQIADERVMPVRLNWRSWRILFVADAGWATERAMLESGADLRADVIVAGRHAHDLSLGGPFLRATGAKAVIASHAEFPPEERIPDSWRKSCESAGVAVFHQGESGAVVVTPMDGGIELRGFLDGRVLQLTR, encoded by the coding sequence ATGCCCGCCACAAGTTGCAGGAGTGGGGCGTGGCGTAACGCGGTTCAGAAGTCGACCGGGCGTCGGCCCCTGCTCTGGGTGGCGGTGCTTGCCGTGGCCGGAGTATTGGTCGCGGACGGTGCGTGGATCGTCGGGCTGGCGCTGTTAGTCTCGATCGCGGGCGTCGTTGGTGCCGCCGGTTGTTGGCGGTTGCTCGGAGCCGGTGCGGTTGTGGCGTTGGTCGCAGGCACCCTGCACCTGAGGGATGTCTCGGATCGGAGGGAGAGGCGCGATGCGTTGGGCGACGGTCGCTACGGCGAGCTGACGCTCACGTTGATCGAGCAGCCGCAAGCCCACGGGCGCTTTTGGTCGGCGGTCTGCGAGGAGCGGGGAACCGAGGGCAAAGTCCGGCTCCGTGCGCTGGGGAATCCGCCGGGGAAGGGCGCAGTTGTGGAGGCCAAGGGCGTGCTGAAGCCGCCGCAGCCTCCGCGCAATCCGGGAGAGTTCGACGTCCGTCCCTGGCTCGACCGCAAAGGGGTCTTTGCGGAAATGGATGGCAGGGTGTCGGTGGTGAGGGAACCGGATCCCGGGGCGATCTTCGGACAGACGATTCGTGAGGGCTTCCGGAATGCGGTGACACGTGGGCTTGATCCGCAGTCGCGGGAGGCGGCGGTCATTCGCGCGGTGGTTCTCGGAGAGCACCCCGGGGATGACGTGCTGATCGAGCCGTTTCGGCTGAGCGGCACGCTGCACGTTTTTGCGGTCAGCGGACTTCATGTCGGGATGGTCGGGCTGCTCGGGTGGTTGCTGATGCGGTCGCTCGGCATTCCCCGGCAGGCGGCATTGATCCCGCTCGTGCTGATGATGTTCGGCTATGCATGGCTGACCGGAATGAAACCTCCCGCGATGCGTGCTGCATGGATGGCGGCGGTCGTGCTGGGTGCATTCTGGTTCCGCCGCAGGCCGGATCTTGCCAATGCGCTCGGGCTCGCGGCTTTGCTGGTCGTCCTTCTCGATGCCGACCGCATCTTCAGCGTCGGCGTTCAGTTGTCGTTCGGGGTCGTCGCCGCGATCGGACTTCTTCACCGGCCGGTATCCCGCCTCTTTTCGTGGATCGCGCGACCCGAACCTTACCTGCCTCGATCACTTTACGGACGATGGCGGGAAGGGGGCTTACGGATCCGGCAGCGCTCCGCGGATTTGTTCACGGTCTCGGGCTCCGCCTGGCTAGGGTCCGCTCCGCTGACGGCTTGGCATTTCGGGATCGTCACTCCGGTTTCAGTGGTCGCGAGCGTGGTCCTCTCTTTGGTGGTCCTGCCATTGCTTGGAATCGCGCTCATGGCGGCGGCCTGCTCACCACTGCCGAAGCTGAGCGAGTGGCTCAACCTGGCCAATGCGCAGCTGGCCGGCATTGCCCTTTCGATCGCGAAAGCGGGGCAAAACGTGCCCGGTGGTCATTTCTCGGTGCCACACGGGAGACCCGGGGACGAGTTTCTGATCGTCTACGATCTGGGAGATGACGGGGCCGCCTGCTGGCACGGCGGTGGTTCGTCGCTGCTGATCGATGGGGGAGGGCAGTGGAATTTCGAACGCGTCGTGCTGCCGTCCTTGAGGGAAATGGCGCTGCGTCCCGACTCGCTGGTGGCCACACATCCCGACGGCGGGCACGTCGGGGGTTTGGTGGAGGCGATGGACGCCTTTCCGGTCCGACGCGGATTGGTGCCGGTCCAAAGGGCACTGAGCTCCAACTACCGTGATCTGCTGGTCGCTGCGGAAGCCCGCGAGGTGCCATTGGTGCTGGGAGGAAAGGATGCGATCTACCCGCTCGCTGAAGGTGCTCGTTTGGAAGTGCTGCATCAACCCGATTCTTGGAACTGGCACCAGATTGCCGACGAGAGGGTCATGCCCGTGCGGCTAAATTGGCGGAGTTGGCGGATTCTCTTCGTGGCGGATGCAGGCTGGGCCACGGAACGAGCGATGCTGGAATCCGGGGCCGATCTGCGGGCCGATGTGATCGTTGCCGGCCGCCACGCCCATGACCTTTCGCTTGGCGGGCCGTTCCTCAGGGCGACGGGCGCAAAAGCCGTGATCGCGAGCCACGCGGAATTCCCTCCGGAGGAAAGAATCCCCGACTCTTGGAGAAAGTCGTGCGAGTCCGCCGGGGTGGCGGTCTTCCATCAAGGCGAGAGCGGGGCGGTCGTGGTGACACCGATGGACGGCGGCATCGAACTTCGAGGATTCCTCGACGGCCGCGTGCTTCAACTCACCCGCTGA
- a CDS encoding tetratricopeptide repeat protein produces MKWIIYVVLGAALAAGWLFFMNKDKGKQEEIEREIAAIEERGYQDEMEKIPSMRDQIESLDSSKTLTGILMAFLTAGLVGVIFVFDLLPAIAHRMTHAVYDSAEEVEEDPMHDARAKLAQGEYDEAVAAFRDAAAADPMNRLPWVEIAKVQRDQLKDPHAAVATLREAIEGQEWLQNDAAFLMFRLAEIYDESLQDRMSASMIMQQVIDQFPETRHSANARHKLQEWGVA; encoded by the coding sequence ATGAAGTGGATCATTTATGTGGTGCTCGGCGCCGCGCTTGCCGCCGGATGGCTGTTCTTCATGAACAAGGACAAGGGCAAGCAGGAGGAGATCGAGCGAGAGATCGCGGCGATCGAAGAGCGCGGCTATCAGGACGAGATGGAGAAGATCCCGTCGATGCGCGACCAGATCGAGAGTCTCGACAGCAGCAAGACGCTTACCGGAATCCTGATGGCTTTCCTCACCGCCGGATTGGTGGGTGTGATCTTCGTGTTCGACCTGCTGCCGGCGATCGCGCACCGGATGACCCATGCGGTCTACGACAGCGCGGAGGAGGTCGAGGAGGATCCGATGCACGATGCCCGTGCCAAGCTGGCGCAGGGTGAATACGACGAGGCGGTGGCCGCGTTTCGTGATGCCGCTGCGGCTGACCCGATGAACCGTCTGCCATGGGTCGAAATCGCGAAGGTCCAGCGCGACCAGCTCAAGGATCCGCACGCCGCGGTGGCGACCTTGCGCGAGGCGATCGAGGGCCAGGAATGGCTCCAGAACGACGCCGCGTTCCTGATGTTCCGGTTGGCGGAGATCTACGACGAATCGCTGCAGGACCGGATGTCGGCCTCGATGATCATGCAGCAGGTGATCGACCAGTTCCCCGAAACCCGCCACTCGGCGAATGCCCGCCACAAGTTGCAGGAGTGGGGCGTGGCGTAA
- a CDS encoding phospholipase D-like domain-containing protein, giving the protein MRELLLNEEIYDRVIEEMVGGAERFVWIVTADIKDLHVVRGKRSLPFLSVLADLVEAGVAVRLIHAKEPGPRFREDFDRYPVLVESDLFERALCPRVHTKAVIVDGRRAFVGSPNLTGAGMGAKHPDRRNFEAGFVTDERDDVRRLMGWADDLFLGEFCGRCRLRDRCPDPLDGD; this is encoded by the coding sequence GTGCGAGAGTTGCTGCTGAACGAGGAAATCTACGATCGAGTCATCGAGGAGATGGTCGGTGGGGCGGAACGCTTCGTTTGGATCGTGACCGCGGACATCAAGGACCTGCACGTGGTCCGCGGGAAGCGGTCGCTCCCGTTCCTGTCGGTGCTCGCCGACCTGGTCGAAGCCGGTGTGGCGGTGCGGCTGATCCACGCCAAGGAGCCGGGGCCGAGGTTCCGGGAGGACTTCGACCGCTATCCGGTGCTGGTGGAGAGCGATCTTTTCGAGCGGGCGCTTTGTCCTCGGGTGCACACCAAGGCCGTGATTGTCGATGGCAGGCGGGCCTTCGTCGGCTCCCCGAACCTCACGGGTGCCGGGATGGGCGCGAAGCATCCGGACCGGCGGAATTTCGAGGCCGGATTCGTGACCGACGAACGCGACGACGTGCGGCGGCTGATGGGCTGGGCGGACGATCTGTTTCTCGGCGAATTCTGCGGTCGTTGCCGGCTGCGTGACCGATGTCCGGACCCGTTGGATGGCGATTGA